The Vicia villosa cultivar HV-30 ecotype Madison, WI linkage group LG1, Vvil1.0, whole genome shotgun sequence genome includes a region encoding these proteins:
- the LOC131605534 gene encoding vignain-like codes for MEMKKLMFVSLSLALIFTIANTVDFKEQDLESDKTLWDLYERWRSHHTVTRSLDEKHNRFNVFKANVMHVHNTNKLDKPYKLKLNKFADMTNYEFRKIYADSKISHHRMFRGMSHENGTFMYENVENVPSSIDWRQKGAVTAVKDQGQCGSCWAFSTIVAVEGINQIKTQKLVSLSEQELVDCDTKENEGCNGGLMDYAFEFIKQNGITTESNYPYAAKDGTCDVKKEDKAVSIDGYEDVPTNNEAALLKAAAKQPISVAIDAGGYDFQLYSEGVFNGYCGTDLNHGVAIVGYGVTQDRTKYWTVKNSWGSEWGEQGYIRIQRGISHKEGLCGIAMEASYPIKKSSTNPTESSTLKDEL; via the exons ATGGAAATGAAGAAGCTCATGTTTGTTTCCTTATCCCTTGCTTTAATTTTTACAATAGCCAACACCGTTGATTTCAAAGAACAAGATTTAGAATCAGATAAAACTCTATGGGATTTGTACGAAAGATGGAGAAGTCACCACACAGTTACTCGAAGCCTTGACGAGAAACATAATCGCTTCAACGTGTTCAAAGCCAATGTTATGCATGTTCACAATACCAATAAATTGGATAAGCCTTATAAGCTTAAGTTGAACAAGTTTGCTGACATGACAAACTATGAATTTAGAAAGATCTATGCTGATTCTAAGATTAGTCATCATAGAATGTTTCGTGGTATGTCACATGAAAATGGAACATTCATGTACGAGAATGTGGAAAATGTTCCTTCTTCAATCGATTGGAGACAGAAAGGCGCTGTCACGGCCGTAAAAGATCAAGGCCAATGCG GTAGTTGTTGGGCGTTTTCGACTATTGTAGCGGTTGAAGGTATTAACCAAATAAAGACACAAAAACTAGTTTCATTATCTGAGCAAGAACTTGTGGATTGTGAcactaaagaaaatgaaggatgcAATGGTGGGTTGATGGACTATGCGTTTGAGTTCATTAAACAAAACGGTATAACAACTGAAAGCAATTATCCTTATGCTGCCAAAGATGGAACTTGTGATGTAAAAAAG GAGGATAAGGCAGTCTCAATTGATGGGTATGAAGATGTGCCTACAAATAATGAAGCTGCATTGCTGAAAGCTGCTGCCAAACAACCTATTTCTGTAGCTATTGATGCTGGGGGATATGATTTCCAGTTATATTCTGAG GGAGTATTTAATGGATACTGTGGCACTGATCTGAATCATGGAGTAGCAATTGTTGGGTATGGTGTAACTCAAGATAGAACAAAATATTGGACAGTGAAGAACTCATGGGGAAGTGAATGGGGAGAACAAGGTTACATTAGAATTCAAAGGGGCATATCTCACAAAGAAGGTCTATGTGGCATAGCTATGGAAGCTTCTTatccaatcaaaaaatcatctaCCAACCCAACAGAAAGTTCTACTCTTAAAGATGAACTTTAA